The window aattatatacaaattatcaaaaaaatattctgtaaaatagttttaatataaataatttaaatttaatattaatttatatattatctaaTCAATCTCTAAATAATATAACACTTTTAAAACAcactatataatataatttaataatctcTCCGCGCATCGCGCACTCTAGTTATTTTTAGTTACCAATCATTTTTATAAGGAAAGTGATAGATAAATAATGACTATTTTGAACAACataaacaaccaccaatcaaataaaaatatactacacctttaaattatccacctaaatattaatattaaaataatcatccgtaTATCTAGCAAAATGAATattcgatatatctattgttcacattgtttagtattttcattgtctacctatatttttcctttttatgaTTCAAtactataaagtataaactaCAAGGTTATGAATGCAGATTTTGGGTTTGGATATCTGTGCCGATACAATTGTAGGGAACGGGATGTTGCGCGGTATATCGGGAGGACAACGAAAACGAGTTACAACGGGAGAAATGCTAGTTGGACCAACAAATGCTCTGTTCATGGATGAAATCTCAACTGGTTTGGATAGTTCCACAACTTTTCAGATTGTGAACTCTTTAAAGCAATATGTTCACATTCTTAACGGAACTGCGTTGATCTCTTTGCTACAACCGGCACCGGAGACTTACGAACTTTTCGATGACATTGTTTTAATCTCTGATGGTGAAATTGTCTACCAAGGACCCCGTGAACATGTTCTTGATTTTTTTGAGTACGTGGGGTTTAAGTGCCCTGAGAGAAAAGCTGTTGCTGATTTCCTTCAAGAGGTAAGTCAAATGAATTATCTATTTTGGTTACTTTTATCTAATAATTAGCCCAATATTTGGCATTCATatctttcataataaaaaaaatgctagTTCTTTAAAGTgattaaatctctaaaatttaCGTCATGCGTCGATTTAATTTCTAAAGTTTCCATTGTACTATTATTGTCCTTGAGATTGATTTATGGACACTATAGTGGTTCGTCAACTCCTCAACGAACCGAGTGATAAATTGGTACACCAATACTACGCTGGACACTAGTGAAATAATGTTGTTTCTTGTTTGTTTTTGACGTCCAATGTCCAATGATATATGTTGGCATTTAGAACAGTTTTTGCATTTATAAAAGGTgatactacaatgaagattttataattgtcttcgtgtgaatatatttttttttttacttttgaacgatggattgtatggttagattttgatatttataaaagtgttgtttttgtttaaagtatggctaaataaataaaccacactTTTAAACAAAACATTttcatgagaagatatttttgccatcttcattTAAGTAGTTCCCTTTATAAAATAGTGTCGCTTTTACTTTCGTTAGAGGCCAAAAGCAAACTACCTTGCTTTACCAGTATCTCAAGCGTGGCTCAGTTTGCTGAGTCATTATCGAAAAGGGGTCGAAGGACTCGTATAATAACCGAAAATCAATTTTAGAGACAATATTAATAATACAATTGGTATCTCAAAGACTAATAAATCAGTATATGGCGTGAATCTCAATAACTATTCTAGAGATTTAGTCTATTTTAAGTAAATTAGGTCTTGAAATCTTATCTATTATTTCTAAATTATGAAATAATTACCAAAAAGTCTTTATATATCTAAGTTATATATCATTTGTTATAGGTAACTTCTAAAAAAGATCAAGAACAATATTGGGCACGCAAAGATCAACCTTACAGATTCATAACCATTACTGAATTCGTGGAAGCGTTTCAGTCGTTCCACGTCGGCAGAAGAATGGGGGATGAGCTTGCAACTCCATTTGACAAGTCTTTGAATCACCCAGCTGCATTGACAACTAACAAGTATGGCATCAGCAAGAAGGAGTTGTTAAAGGCTAATTTTTCAAGAGAGTATTTGCTTATGAAAAGGAACTCTTTTGTTTACATCTTCAAGTTATTCCAGGTGATCACTTCAATTTACTTTATATGAATGAATCAATAGTTTggatttcacttttattttttttaaatgttaaaatGTTTGGTTTTACTATACGCTATGAGAGAGGTGGCAAATAGCTTAGCAGCGGTTTGTGAAATCGCTGCACTATGTTAGTATGTTAGTTTTGTGGCTGTTTTAGCGGCTAATCTAGTGTAGTGTTAGTTTTATGGCTGTTTTAGcggtttataaaatattttatatagttgtGCAATTATTCGTTTTTTAAATAATCATTCacatgattaataaaaaaattatttttaccgaTATAACATTACGTAATTAAATGCatgtgcaattttattttttactaacagTGCAtctaataaaaaattcttttcatTACATGTTGTAGTCTGTGTACCAAAATCTTAGAAATGATTTTATAGAAAATACTACTAAGGCTGATTGGTCTAATGTGCTTCATAGTGTTAGCATTTCTAATTTTCGGAATAAGGCAGATATTTGTATGATTGAAAGCTTTCAACAATTTACCTCCTGAAAAGAAACTCTTGACTGCACTAATTACATCCTTCTGAATTAGCTcccaataaaattgaaaaaactttCCTGTAAACCCATCATCTCCCGGAGCTGAAAATGGATTAATAGAAAACACTGCTGCTTTAATTTCACTATCTGTTACTGTTCTAGTGAGCATTCGGTTTGTGCGAGCATCTACCTTCGTAGGAATTTCTTCTAAAATTTCCGTAGGTTCCCTTGGGTTGTCAGAAGTAAATAGATTAACAAAATATTCCTGAGCTACAGCCGCAATACCTTGTTGATCAGAGGCCACATTACCACTGTCATCTACAACATGTAATGAATCAGGTGATAAGTGATACTCAGAGCGCTTTTATTAGAGGAAGATTGATTAGCGATAATATTTTAATTGCGCATGAGTTTATGCATTTTCTGAAGAATAAGAGTTATGGAGACTATGAATTGGCTCTAAAACTTGATATGAGCAAGGCTTATGACAGGGTTGAGTGGACTTTTGTGTGGGAGATTATGAGCAAGATGGGATTTTGCAAAAAGTGGATGGATTGGATCAAAGAGTGTGTGACAACGGTTTCTTACTCTGTTACTGTGGAAGGTCAACCTCATGGTTTTTTTAAACCATGTAGAGGATTACGTCAGGGTGATCCTCTCTCCCCCTATCTATTTTTGTTCTGTGCAGAGGGTTTTTCCCGTCTACTCCACAGAGGAGAACGGAGGCTAGAATTTTCTGGTTTGAGACTGAACCCCAGATGCCCTAAGGTCAGTCATTTATTCTTTGCAGATGATTCTATTTTGTTCAGTAAGGCGACAATGAAAGATTGCGAAAGTTTACTAAAGTTGTTTAGAGACTATGAAGAAGTGAGTGGTCAGGTGATAAATTTAGATAAGTCTTCTGTTTTTTTTAGCAAGAACACTCCCCTATCAGTCCGTGATCAGCTAGCTGTCCTGTTGTCTATACCACATGTTGGCTGCCAGAACAAGTATTTAGGCCTTCCAGCAGTGGTCAATAGATCAAAAAAAGAGACATTTAACTTCGTCAAAGACAAGGTTTTGCAAAAACTACAGCATTGGAAGCGAGCTTTGCTGTCAGCTAGTGGCAGAGAGGTTTTAATAAAAGCAGTGGCAACTGCAGTGCCTCTATACACACTGAGCTGCTTTAAACTCCCCGAGACACTATTAGAGGACATCCAAAAGTCAATAATGCAATTTTTCTGGGGCCAAAAGAACGCAGAGAGGAAGATGCAGTGGATTAATTGGCGGATTGCTTGTAGACCAAAGAACCAAGGTGGTCTGAATTTTAAGGATCTCAGGGCTTTTAACTTGGCAATGTTAGGAAAACAGGGATGGAGGCTGATCTCTCGACCTCACTCTCTAATTTACAAGGTCTATCAAAgcagatattttaaattttcaaccTTTCTACGCGCAGAAACAGGTAATAATCCATCTTGGGGCTGGAAAAGTGTTCTGGAAGGTAGAAAAGTTTTGGAGAAAGGCATTTTTTGGAAGATTGGACGGGGACATTCAGTTAAAATCTTAGAGGACAACTGGATAAAGCAAATTCAaccaaatgaaattcaaattatcAACCATTCACACAATCACCCGATTTGGGTTTCTGAACTACTCCTACCAGATCAAAATTGGAATCAAGAGCTAATCACCTCAACATTCACACAAAAAGTAGCGCAGGCAATCATGAACACAGGCATCAGAACAACAGAAGATATCGTTACCTGGAGTAAAGAGAAGAATGAATGCTACTCGGTTGCCTCTGGATATACGTTGGCCTTTCAGTTCTACCATGCACCAGTTGAATTTTTGCCAGAACAACGTAGAAGAAGAGAAGTCTGGAGTTCAATTTGGAAGTTAAAATGCCAGCCCAAAATTAAAATGTTTCTATGGAAAGTAATGCATGAAGGCTTACCAGTTAAAGAAAGATTGCACTCTAGAATCCAAATGGTGAACCCAATCTGTAATCGTTGTGATGCTACAGTAGAATCAATTCTCCATTGTCTCACCCAGTGTCCGGAATCAGAGAATGCTTGGAAAATAGCAAACCTTCCCTGGACAAACCAAGAAACAGAAACATGGAGATGGTGGTTATGGCTCCAAGAACAACTCAAAGAGTGTAGGCAGATGCAAAAAGAAACTCATTTGGCAGCAATACTAACCTGGCAGATTTGGAAGATGAGGAACTTGAGAATTTTTGAAGCCAAAGTCATTTCTCCTCAAGAAGTAGTAGCTATTGCAAGATCCGAAACTTTGGAAGCAGTGACTCACCTCCATTGATGAAGCTCCAAGAACGACACTCCTTCTCCAAAAACTCTTCCTTTTTCACTTTACCCTTTTCAAGTTCTATGTCTTAATGAGGAGATAACATCTAATACTTTTACTTAGTTGGGGAATTCCCATTTCTCTGTTGCTGTAAGCCCAAAATAGaccttttattttattacaccaataaaatttgtcttttagaaaaaaaaaataaaaaataaaaaataaaaaattcttttgatAACATTATATAAATTTGTTACgataaatataatttaacaaaAGATTGTAATATGTCTCATCTTATAATAGCAATGAATATGTTGCACACTAGCATTTGATCTATCGTATAAGTATTTTAACTTATTACAaggattaaaataataaaaattttattaggaCCAAAAtaaaattcactaattttatATAACTAAAACTTATTTAAGTTTTGATTGTATATATGATTATTTGGCATTCATGTtaactctttctccttcttcttctttttttttttttttttttttgggcagcTTACTCTCATTGCCATAATTGAAATGACACTGTTCCTACGAACTAAGATGCATCGAGAATCAGTTTATGATGGAATTGTTTATTCCGGTGCTCTATTTTTCTCAGTAGTAATGATTATGTTCAATGGAATGGCTGAGATTTCAATGACCATTGCAAAGCTTCCTGTGTACTACAAGCAACGGGATAATCTATTCTACCCTCCATGGGCATGTGCTATACCTAATTGGATCCTTAGGATCCCACTTTCACTTTTGGAAGTTGCTGATTGGATAATTCTCACATATTATGTCATTGGATATGATCCAAATGTTTGTAGGTAAAAAGCTATCAACAAAGTAGGCATTATTAATTACTTAGATAATACTatggtaaaaaataaaattttaataaaaaataaaaatgatattttttaataaaaaaatttaccaaaaaatatttatcatatataataacatttttttttaaatttaaaaaaattattcattctTCACTCAATTTTACTCTTCATAAAAAAATTCTcctattattttttcaaaaatatttaataaaaaaaaaattagccaaaaacagtcataaattgtcttatttagcatttattaattgttgcaacaattagtgaatactaaataagataagttctGGCTGTTTTTTTTGTCTGTCTAGCATTACCCTATTTTTATTGGAACATTGTGAATCCAAAAGTGGAGCTTTCTAGGAAAGATCCGGCTCATAGAGAAGAAGGAGGCAATGACCTCCCAaacttcttttttatatatatataattatatataaattttagtataatctttttagaattttaattttaatttgttttattatgacattattttttattctttctgaAATTTAACCTAACTCTGTCACGTGTGGATCAATATTGGATAAAATAGTAGTCTGATAGTAATTTAgcgaaacaaaaagataaatatttttttatttgcacATATTTTATctacttttttctctctttttttgtcTCTGGTAACAAACACtcttttttgttcttatttgctTTGTAGCTATAGTGTAGTGTAACTTATGGTGTGATGAGGCTTCATTATGTTGTTTATGCAGATTCTTGAAGCAATACCTGGTGCTATTTCTGACAAGCCAAATGGCTTCTAGTTTATTCCGAGCAATCGCCGCAATAGGCAGGAATCTGATCGTCGCAAACACATTTGGATCATTGGCACTTCTTGCTTTTTTTGTATTGGGAGGCTTTGTTCTTTCAAGAAGTAAGTTTAGTTTTAcatatttactaacattttaacattattttttgaatttaattttgatattattattctaaaataattttacacgtgtatttaattacataacattatattagtaattttttttttataataactacttgaataattataaaatatatatatataattagataactgtatcagtgtattaaaattaaattcttatatttttaccTTAAATtgtaaatcttaaattttaaacccTAAATTACCACAGTAATGAGAATTAAAAAGACAACTTACTAATATTAAtggattaaaaatttgtttcATATACTTATACTATTTATATTAATTAGGCACATGAATTCCTTTGGAAAAAAAAGTAGGGTACAAGTATGGCTGGGGATATTATTATATTgtaaaagtataaataaaaaattgaatcttAAAATCATAATAACTTAATTgagtaaaatatttaaatatacctAATTAAAAGAACATTGTACTAATTTATTTCATTTGAGCATAAACTTTTtacttatatataatttttggaaCAGGCTTAAAAGTAATATTTatcattaatatttatttttaacatgcGAAATTATTTGACATATCAAGATAAGTACTATTATAGTCACCAAAAAGATAAGtactattataattattttaaaccactataatttataatattttacttAGCTTATATTCACCGGCGAGCCACATATAGTGGCAAAAGGGACGATgacccctaattttaattttttatatataaattatatgtaaattttaatttagtttttttttaaattttattttagtcttattttattatgtaaatatttttaatttttctctaatATTTCATCTAATTTCGCCCCTACTTATATTCATGTCGAAATATATGTCATGCACCAGTTcgtttttaacaaaattttaaaataagtgtgTTCCAATATTCATTCTGTATTGAATCGTATCGTAAGTTCAATTTGATACTGATGATTCTTTCATTTGTTTGAGTAATGTAATAGAGGACATCAATGACGGGTGGATTTGGGGTTTTTGGATTTCACCAATGATGTATGCTCAAAATGCTATAATGGTTAATGAATTCCTTGGGAATAGTTGGAACAAGGTGATGGTAATTTCTTCTTGAACTAttatggtttaattattttatgaatctttataattttactaaatttttaattaagtttttatatatatatttttaaataaatctctatatcatatcaaattttataattaaatttctgtTATgaccaaaatattaaaattaataaaatattatgttaaataaaataaatatatctatcacttaaataaaaattttattttatttaactgaGTAATCAGCTGATTCCAATACTTTTGATattatatgaaaatttaattaaaaaatatatataaaaatctaattaaaaatttaataaaatgatGACAAccaccaaaataattaaaccgTAAACTATCAACTAACAATACTATTAGTTTAGAAATGAATTTAATTTGATGCCTAATTCATCATCATTTGCTCTTCAATTATATATAGTTCATCCCAAACTCAAACAAGACACTTGGAGTTCGATCACTAGAGGCTCGTGGATTCTTCACAAAAGCTTATTGGTATTGGATTGGAGTTGGAGCATTAATTGGATTTACATTCATTTTTAACATTGTATACATCCTGGCTCTTACGTACCTCAATTGTGAGTATCTAAAtccttaatttctttttaaaaaattttgagagaTAATAgaaaattagtttaaaataaaataaatttattttattttatattttttaattaatactaaaaaaattatataatattatatataataaatatataattataaatattatacatatataaaattataaataacattatattattatttctctAATATTATCGTTTTTTTATTTAAGATTCTTAATTAGAGTGATACTTTTATTAACATGTAGTCatgtatatgttttttttttttttttttggagcaGCATTTGAGAAGcaacaagcaacaataattgatgAGTCTGAGGGCAAAACAAGTAATGGCATAGCTCAAGAAGTTCAATTACCACGCATAGGTATCTACATTATTTAAATTAATCCCTTTGTCAAGAAAAAGGTATTTTTTATGGTTTAACATGCatattaattagtaaataattgaaattaattaaattatatcattttaaaaGAACTCTATTGTCTTGATAGAAGGCCTTTTtttagatttgaaaataattagcTAGGATAATCATGAAAAGAATTACTTATTATTACTACATTATTATTAAAGTTCTGAAATGATACGGATGTAGTTATATGTTGAATTACGAGcgataaattttttaaagatgaCCTAAACTATGTGCTATACATTGTTATTATTAGCTTTTACAAAACATCGATgacatttttatctttttataattaaaataatattatttttataaaatatcagtgacattttattttttataattaaaataatattttttttataaaacattaATGACGTTTTatcttttgataattaaaaaatattttgttataaaacaTTATCGACATTTTATACTACCATCATAATAATataaaacaccaaaataattaaatatttttgtattttatattaaaattattcatatgtAAAAATTTTAGCCTTTAAATGTTGACAAACTTTTGAATCGCCTTGTAGAAAGTTCAACAAGAGTTAGTATTTCAAGCAATAGCAGCAATAATGGGAAGAAAAAAGGCATGGTTCTTCCTTTTGAGCCACATTCTATTACCTTTGACCAAATTGTATACTCCGTTGATATGCCTCAGGTAATAAGCGACTTTcaaatttgtatttaaaaattggaTTCTAAACAATGTTGTTAAGGCAagtttggttaatttttttttttgttttgttttatactACCCCaccaattaaattaattagtcctctaaaaataaaatcacaatgtTGACAATTTGCTCCGAAAAAAATATAatgtccctttttttttttcaatcacaaTAATCTTGAATAAGCTTTTGATTGCAAGTTGTTTTCAGTACTCTAGTTCAAAAAATAAGCCCAAAGTCTTCAAATTTTAATTGGCAGGAAATGAAGAATCAAGGTGTGGTAGAAGATAGGTTAGTGCTTCTAAAAGGTGTTAGTGGTGCATTTAGGCCTGGTGTTCTCACAGCTTTGATGGGTGTAAGTGGAGCCGGAAAAACTACTTTGATGGATGTTCTTGCCGGACGGAAAACCAGTGGATATATCGACGGAAGCATAAAAATTTCAGGATATCCTAAGAAGCAAGAAACATTTGCTAGAATTTCAGGTTATTGTGAGCAAACTGATATCCATTCTCCTCATGTTACTGTCTATGAATCCTTACTTTATTCAGCATGGCTTCGTTTACCCATTGAAGTTGATTCCAATACAAGAAAggtatgcacttatatgattttCGAGTTAATAATAGTctttaaaagatatatatatatatattttttcgtcaatttaattttccaaaaaatCAAATGCttcaaattaattcttaaaaagtACAACAgtaaatcaaattagtttttcTACTAATTAGATAAgaggaagtatagggagccaatagaatatttgtataatgtgtataataTGGGTTTAGggatgttcgattcagtaggatatcagatatttattatccctggtaaccggatggttattctgaatAGTATGGGTatattgtgtttgagaaattagtagtattttatttggatattcattttttaactcatattaggcCAAATAAATagcccattatacacattgtacaaatattcaaTTGACTCTCTAGCGAAATTCATTAGATAATGTGTAGCAAAATAATGATGACATGTGTCATTATCTATTTCATAGATATATTTTCTAAGAATCAGTTTAAGACATTTGAACTTTAGATGACCAAATTGATGTATGCTTAATACTTTAGGAATTATTTTAACTATTAatgctatcttttttttttacttaattaatatctttttgttaaaaataaaatcaaagtttAAGTAACTTTACAAATTATGATAAATGGACGTTGTGAAATTAGAGATTGATGGGTTGTACTTTTTTATCTAGATGTTTATTGAGGAAGTCATGGAGCTTGTGGAATTGAACTTGTTGAGGAACTCGCTAGTTGGATTGGCTGGTGTAAGTGGACTCTCAACTGAACAACGCAAGAGATTAACTATAGCGGTTGAATTAGTGGCTAATCCATCCATAATTTTCATGGATGAGCCTACTTCCGGTTTAGATGCTAGAGCCGCCGCCATTGTTATGAGGACGGTTAGGAATACAGTTGACACCGGAAGAACAGTTGTTTGCACCATCCATCAACCAAGCATCGACATATTTGAAGCTTTCGATGAGgtgtatataatatatttatacagAGATTGCTCgcataaagatatttttatgcaaaaaatGATAGATAAGATGCAAATACATGTTATATTAAgtattttagttaaatatattatattaaactcTCCATTATTATTTTCATAGAGGTAtaatcgacttcacgtgaagttaatatctgagagctgttagatgatttaactaatttgattaaatttttatctaacggctctcaagtatcaacttcacgtgaagtcgactgcacctgagttttcaccatttTTATATGACAATATCTTTGATAAGTGTACTTAAAGTTTGATATAATTATTGGAGAGTGCTAGGGgaacaataaaaattttgaacaacatgaacaaccaccaatcaaatgaaaatacactacaccctaatttaatgctactaattaaatttactcttttaaccttattaattcccattgtttacacattgttcaaaatttttttttgttacctatattttttcataattattttacCTGTCATGTTAGTTATTCTTATTGAAGCGTGGAGGACAAGAAATCTATGTTGGACCGTTGGGTCATCGTTCGAGCCAATTGATCAATTATTTTGAGGTGTGATGATGAAACttaaattcactaatattttagaattaattatgTGCACAATTCTTGATTCTAAAAACATCTCTTTTTCTAATATATTTCTATTGTCTAGAGCATTGATGGTGTTAGTAAAATCAAAGATGGTTATAACCCAGCAACTTGGATGTTAGAAGTTACAACTCCAGCACAAGAACTAAATCTAGGTGTTGGTTTTCATGAGATGTACAAAAATTCTGATTTGTACAGGTAAGCAtgagcttttttttttcataataaataaagGGGAATCAAGATTATGAAAAATGCTTAGCATTATTATTATACATTGTTGATGATTCAGGAGGAATAAGAACCTCATAGCAGAATTGGGAAACCCTGCCCCTGCTTCAAAGGATCTATATTTTCAAACTCAATATTCGCAACCGTTTCTGGTTCAATGCCTAGCTTGCTTATGGAAACAACATTGGTCATATTGGCGCAATCCACCGTATACGGCGGTTCGATTTTTTGCCACCGTGCTCATATCCTTCATCTTTGGGACAATATTTTGGAAACTTGGAGACAAATAGTAAGTCAAATGCAAAGAAATATTAAACCTTACTTAgtactttaattttataactatattaaatgtatactaaaattagttactaatgtagaatttatattgaaatataaaatatatattagactgattttgatttaaaatagtatttttgttaatCTTATTATTACTTTTTTCTAAAGAAAATATTATTGATTAGACACTAATTTCATTTATTTGGTGACTTGTAGTTCAAGCAGCCAAGATATTTTCAATGCCATGGGTTCAATGTATGTTGCTGTTTTGTTcataggaattcagaattcagCCTCTGTACAACCAGTGGTAGCAATTGAAAGAGTTGTCTTTTATAGAGAAAGAGCTGCCGGAATGTATTCTGCTTTACCTTATGCAATTGCACAGGTAATGTTATccacattttttaaaagaatattattgCGA is drawn from Arachis hypogaea cultivar Tifrunner chromosome 12, arahy.Tifrunner.gnm2.J5K5, whole genome shotgun sequence and contains these coding sequences:
- the LOC112729100 gene encoding pleiotropic drug resistance protein 1-like isoform X3 yields the protein MEGSDTYRASNTSRTRSSTLWRNRTAREVFSNEREEDDEEALKWASLEKLPTYNRLRKGLLTTSRGVANEIDITELGFQDRQKLLDRLIKVTEEDNDKFLLKLRERIDRVGIDIPTIEVRFEHLNVEAEAYVGSRAMPTFINFATNLVESVLTFFHILPSKKKQVTILKDVSGIIKPRRMTLLLGPPSSGKTTLLLALSGKLDPSLKVSGKVSYNGHEMNEFVPQRTAAYISQYDVHIGEMTVRETLTFSARCQGVGSRYDLLSELSRREKEAKIKPDVDIDVYMKATATGGHEASLVTDYVLKILGLDICADTIVGNGMLRGISGGQRKRVTTGEMLVGPTNALFMDEISTGLDSSTTFQIVNSLKQYVHILNGTALISLLQPAPETYELFDDIVLISDGEIVYQGPREHVLDFFEYVGFKCPERKAVADFLQEVTSKKDQEQYWARKDQPYRFITITEFVEAFQSFHVGRRMGDELATPFDKSLNHPAALTTNKYGISKKELLKANFSREYLLMKRNSFVYIFKLFQLTLIAIIEMTLFLRTKMHRESVYDGIVYSGALFFSVVMIMFNGMAEISMTIAKLPVYYKQRDNLFYPPWACAIPNWILRIPLSLLEVADWIILTYYVIGYDPNVCRFLKQYLVLFLTSQMASSLFRAIAAIGRNLIVANTFGSLALLAFFVLGGFVLSRKDINDGWIWGFWISPMMYAQNAIMVNEFLGNSWNKFIPNSNKTLGVRSLEARGFFTKAYWYWIGVGALIGFTFIFNIVYILALTYLNSFEKQQATIIDESEGKTSNESSTRVSISSNSSNNGKKKGMVLPFEPHSITFDQIVYSVDMPQEMKNQGVVEDRLVLLKGVSGAFRPGVLTALMGVSGAGKTTLMDVLAGRKTSGYIDGSIKISGYPKKQETFARISGYCEQTDIHSPHVTVYESLLYSAWLRLPIEVDSNTRKMFIEEVMELVELNLLRNSLVGLAGVSGLSTEQRKRLTIAVELVANPSIIFMDEPTSGLDARAAAIVMRTVRNTVDTGRTVVCTIHQPSIDIFEAFDELFLLKRGGQEIYVGPLGHRSSQLINYFESIDGVSKIKDGYNPATWMLEVTTPAQELNLGVGFHEMYKNSDLYRRNKNLIAELGNPAPASKDLYFQTQYSQPFLVQCLACLWKQHWSYWRNPPYTAVRFFATVLISFIFGTIFWKLGDKYSSSQDIFNAMGSMYVAVLFIGIQNSASVQPVVAIERVVFYRERAAGMYSALPYAIAQVMIELPYIFAQAVTYGVIVYAMIGFEWNVKKLFWYIFFMYFTFCYFTFYGMMAVAATPNHHIASILAAAFYGIWNVFSGFVIPRTRMPVWWKWYCWVCPVSWTLYGLVASQFGDITHVMESEPISVQDFIRLYYGFKHDFIGVCAIMVSGFAVLFALIFAVAIKLFNFQKR
- the LOC112729100 gene encoding pleiotropic drug resistance protein 1-like isoform X4 — its product is MEGSDTYRASNTSRTRSSTLWRNRTAREVFSNEREEDDEEALKWASLEKLPTYNRLRKGLLTTSRGVANEIDITELGFQDRQKLLDRLIKVTEEDNDKFLLKLRERIDRVGIDIPTIEVRFEHLNVEAEAYVGSRAMPTFINFATNLVESVLTFFHILPSKKKQVTILKDVSGIIKPRRMTLLLGPPSSGKTTLLLALSGKLDPSLKVSGKVSYNGHEMNEFVPQRTAAYISQYDVHIGEMTVRETLTFSARCQGVGSRYDLLSELSRREKEAKIKPDVDIDVYMKATATGGHEASLVTDYVLKILGLDICADTIVGNGMLRGISGGQRKRVTTGEMLVGPTNALFMDEISTGLDSSTTFQIVNSLKQYVHILNGTALISLLQPAPETYELFDDIVLISDGEIVYQGPREHVLDFFEYVGFKCPERKAVADFLQEVTSKKDQEQYWARKDQPYRFITITEFVEAFQSFHVGRRMGDELATPFDKSLNHPAALTTNKYGISKKELLKANFSREYLLMKRNSFVYIFKLFQLTLIAIIEMTLFLRTKMHRESVYDGIVYSGALFFSVVMIMFNGMAEISMTIAKLPVYYKQRDNLFYPPWACAIPNWILRIPLSLLEVADWIILTYYVIGYDPNVCRFLKQYLVLFLTSQMASSLFRAIAAIGRNLIVANTFGSLALLAFFVLGGFVLSRKDINDGWIWGFWISPMMYAQNAIMVNEFLGNSWNKFIPNSNKTLGVRSLEARGFFTKAYWYWIGVGALIGFTFIFNIVYILALTYLNSFEKQQATIIDESEGKTKSSTRVSISSNSSNNGKKKGMVLPFEPHSITFDQIVYSVDMPQEMKNQGVVEDRLVLLKGVSGAFRPGVLTALMGVSGAGKTTLMDVLAGRKTSGYIDGSIKISGYPKKQETFARISGYCEQTDIHSPHVTVYESLLYSAWLRLPIEVDSNTRKMFIEEVMELVELNLLRNSLVGLAGVSGLSTEQRKRLTIAVELVANPSIIFMDEPTSGLDARAAAIVMRTVRNTVDTGRTVVCTIHQPSIDIFEAFDELFLLKRGGQEIYVGPLGHRSSQLINYFESIDGVSKIKDGYNPATWMLEVTTPAQELNLGVGFHEMYKNSDLYRRNKNLIAELGNPAPASKDLYFQTQYSQPFLVQCLACLWKQHWSYWRNPPYTAVRFFATVLISFIFGTIFWKLGDKYSSSQDIFNAMGSMYVAVLFIGIQNSASVQPVVAIERVVFYRERAAGMYSALPYAIAQVMIELPYIFAQAVTYGVIVYAMIGFEWNVKKLFWYIFFMYFTFCYFTFYGMMAVAATPNHHIASILAAAFYGIWNVFSGFVIPRTRMPVWWKWYCWVCPVSWTLYGLVASQFGDITHVMESEPISVQDFIRLYYGFKHDFIGVCAIMVSGFAVLFALIFAVAIKLFNFQKR